From the genome of Candidatus Firestonebacteria bacterium RIFOXYD2_FULL_39_29, one region includes:
- a CDS encoding aspartate 1-decarboxylase, protein MLRYMCKSKIHRATVTDANINYRGSITIDEKLMKSADILPFERVQVLNISSGGRLETYAIKGKKGEMCLNGAAARLAQIGDIIIIISYGLFSNAEAKKLKPRIIFVDNKNNQVKG, encoded by the coding sequence ATGCTCAGATATATGTGTAAATCCAAAATTCACCGTGCTACTGTTACTGATGCGAATATTAACTACCGCGGAAGCATAACAATAGATGAAAAGCTGATGAAATCAGCGGATATCCTGCCTTTTGAGCGTGTTCAAGTCTTAAATATTTCGAGCGGCGGGCGGCTGGAGACGTATGCAATAAAAGGAAAGAAAGGTGAAATGTGTTTAAACGGCGCAGCGGCAAGACTTGCGCAGATAGGTGATATTATTATCATTATTTCTTACGGTTTGTTCTCAAATGCGGAAGCCAAAAAACTTAAACCAAGAATAATATTTGTTGATAATAAAAATAATCAAGTAAAAGGATAA